Proteins from a genomic interval of Pirellulales bacterium:
- the nth gene encoding endonuclease III: MTASTAEKGRVAHIVRQLARDYPDATCSLNFKNPLQLLIATILSAQCTDERVNLVTPALFKKYPTAAALAKAPIADLEKAIQSTGFFRNKAKSIQGCCQQLVANHRGQVPQDLDALVKLPGVGRKTANVVLGTAFDIPSGVVVDTHVGRITQRLGMTTATDAVKIEQALIAQLPKKEWIAFSHRLIQHGRKVCIARKPKCEACHLLKWCPRVGVKEPPPR, encoded by the coding sequence ATGACGGCATCGACCGCAGAAAAGGGGCGTGTCGCGCATATCGTGCGTCAGTTGGCACGCGATTATCCCGACGCTACCTGCTCGCTCAATTTCAAGAATCCATTGCAGTTGCTGATCGCGACGATTCTCTCGGCACAATGCACCGACGAGCGGGTGAACCTGGTCACGCCGGCCTTGTTCAAGAAGTACCCCACGGCGGCGGCGCTGGCCAAGGCGCCGATCGCCGACCTGGAAAAAGCGATCCAAAGCACCGGTTTCTTTCGCAACAAGGCGAAGAGCATTCAGGGATGCTGCCAGCAACTCGTCGCCAATCATCGGGGGCAGGTACCGCAGGATCTCGACGCGCTGGTCAAGCTGCCCGGCGTGGGGCGCAAGACGGCGAATGTCGTGCTGGGCACCGCCTTCGACATCCCCTCGGGCGTGGTGGTCGATACCCACGTGGGGCGCATCACCCAGCGGCTGGGCATGACCACCGCCACCGATGCGGTGAAGATCGAGCAAGCCCTGATCGCGCAACTGCCGAAAAAGGAGTGGATCGCCTTCTCGCACCGACTGATCCAGCACGGTCGCAAGGTCTGCATCGCCCGCAAGCCCAAGTGCGAGGCCTGCCACCTGCTCAAGTGGTGTCCTCGCGTGGGGGTGAAAGAGCCGCCACCTCGTTGA
- a CDS encoding dCTP deaminase translates to MILSGHEIRRQLGSNIIIDPFDEANLNPNSYNLTLHNELMTYEEVVLDMRKPNRVRRLEIPPEGLVLSPNQLYLGRTVERTETHTHVPMIEGRSSVGRLGLFVHVTAGFGDVGFCGYWTLEMFAVQPIRIYSGVPICQIFYHGISGSFTGYSSDKYQHNRDIQPSLLFKELNPSSEQDRQMKLEFGIELSHK, encoded by the coding sequence ATGATTCTCTCCGGGCACGAAATCCGCCGGCAACTCGGCTCGAATATCATCATCGATCCGTTCGACGAAGCGAATCTCAATCCGAACAGCTACAATCTCACGCTGCACAACGAGTTGATGACCTACGAAGAGGTCGTCCTCGACATGCGGAAGCCGAATCGGGTGCGGCGTCTCGAGATTCCGCCCGAGGGGCTCGTGCTCAGCCCGAACCAACTCTACCTGGGGCGGACGGTCGAGCGCACCGAAACCCACACGCATGTGCCGATGATCGAGGGGCGCTCGTCGGTGGGCCGCCTGGGCCTGTTCGTCCACGTCACGGCCGGCTTCGGCGACGTCGGCTTCTGCGGCTACTGGACGCTCGAGATGTTCGCCGTGCAGCCGATCCGCATCTATTCCGGCGTGCCGATCTGCCAGATCTTCTACCACGGCATCAGTGGCAGCTTCACGGGCTACTCGAGCGACAAATACCAGCACAATCGCGACATCCAACCGAGCCTGCTCTTCAAAGAGCTCAATCCCTCGAGCGAGCAGGACCGGCAAATGAAGCTCGAGTTCGGCATCGAGCTGTCGCACAAATGA